The genomic interval ACGCGGGTAGTCGGCATCGGCCGAGAAATAGAGATCGAAGGGCGCGCCGTTGCGCAGCTGGGTGAAAAACTGACCCGAAGAGCCGTAGCTGATCTTCAGGCGGATGCTCGGGTGCGCTGCTTCGAAGCGCGCGCGCAGCGTCTCGAACGCGTAACGAAGGTCGGCGGCGGCCGCCACCTGCACTTCGACGGGCCGCACCGGAGACGTTTCCTGCGGGCGGCAGCCCCCGAGCACCAGCAGCAACCCGATCAGCACTTCAGGCCAGCGTCGTTTCCACATCGTCCAGCCAGGTCAGGAGCGTTTCGATGTGCAACACCCGGTAGCGCCACACGGCCCGGGCGAAATCGTCCACAGGCGGTGCGGCCGTCCGCAACTCATCCAGCCATTGCCGGCACAGATCGCGCTGGTTCTGCAGGAGCGTGCGGGCGACCTCCGGTCCGTCACGGCGGGCCAGGTAAAGTTTGGCCAGAAACAGTTGTCGGATGTCGCGGCCGCGGCGGACGGGCTCCGTCCGCCATTGCCGGTAGCGGGCTTCGCCGTCGGGCGTCAGTCGGAAGACCCGGCGCGCCGGACGTCGCGGCTGGGGCACCGTCTCCGAGCGGATCAGGCCGGTCCGCTCCAGCCGGTCCAGGATGGCGTAGAGCCGGGGCAGTTTCAGACGCCAGACCAGCCACAGGCCGTCCGATCGCCGCAGCTCCCGGTAGAGCGCGTAGGCATGTCGCGGACCCGGCGCCAGCAGGCCCAGCAGCACGTAGTCGATCATCTCACCGGACGAATATTCATGGCTTGAATATAACCAACACGTCCCCGAAAAAGAAATGGACGGCGTATTTTGTCGCCGACTCATTCAATCCTGAAGAAAAATGCAACCTGTGAGCGAATACGTCGACCGGTTGGTCTGCAGTGCCTGTGGGGCGGCATTTGCGCCCGAGTCGTTGCACACGGTCTGCACGCATTGTGGTAAGCCGCTGTTGGTATCCTATCGGCTGGAAGCGCTTCGCGGTCGATTCCGGCCCGAACTGCTTGCCGGGCGCGTGCGCAGCCTCTGGCGTTATGCCGAGGTGCTTCCGGTACCGTTCGACGCCGCCCGCAGTCTGGGCGAGGGCTGGACGCCGCTGCTTCCACAGCCCCGGGTGGGCCGCCTGCTGGGCATGCCGAACCTGTACGTGAAGGACGAGAGCCTGAATCCGGGCGGGAGCTTCAAGGCGCGTGGACTGGTCATGGCCGTGGCGGCCGCAGCGCTCCGGGGCGTGCAGCAGGTGGGACTGGCTTCGGCGGGCAACGCGGCCGGTGCGCTGGCGCTGTATGCGGCCCGGATGGGGTTGTCGGCCATCGTCTTTTTACCGGAGGAAACGCCGGAGCCGGCCGTGTGGGAGTGCCGACTGGCCGGGGCGCAGGTGCATCAGGTGCCCGGCACCATCGCCGAGGCGGGGGCGGCTTTCGAAGCGTACCGCCGAGAGCATCCCGGCGTGTTCAGTGTGGCGACGCTTCGTGAGCCCTATCGCGTGGAAGGCAAAAAGACGATGGGCTACGAGCTGTTCGAGCAACTGGGTGGACGACTCCCGGACGTGATTCTCTATCCCACCGGTGGCGGTACCGGCCTGATTGGCATGTGGAAGGCGTTCGATGAAATGGAAGCGCTGGGGTGGATCGGTCCGGAGCGGCCGCGCATGGTGGCCGTACAGGCGGCCGGATGTGCGCCGATCGTGCGGGCCTTTCAGGAAGGGCGTGAAACGGCGGACTTCTGGGAAAACGCGCAGACGCTGGCGGCCGGACTCCGCGTGCCGAAGGCGCTGGGCGACTTTCTCATCCTTCGGGCGCTCCGCGAAAGCAGCGGTACGGCGGTGGCCGTGGAGGATACCGAGATGCTGGACGCCATGGCACGCTGGGCCCAGGCCGAAGGCGTGCTGGCCGCATCGGAGGGCGCCGCCACGCTGGCCGCGCTGCTCCGGCTTCGGGAAGCCGGGTGGGTGCAGCCCGGAGAGACCGTCGTACTCTTCAACACGGCCTCGGCGCACAAGTATCCGGCTGTGGTACAACGGGTACTGTTGCGGTAGTGGGGATGAATAAGTTGAAGAAATCGAGAAGATCTGTGTGAATATTTGCTAGAAAGCGTTTACATTATTATGAATTAGATTGGACCGAACTTCCGGCTTTTTGTTCTAAAAAATTGAGTAAGCGATTACATAAACTCGCCAAACTACAGCCTCGCCATGTATCGATACCTTCTGATGCTACTGCTGGCCGGTCTGACGCTCCAGGCGCAGGCCCAGCACGACGTCATGATGCAGGCCTTCTACTGGGACGTGCCGGTGGATGCCGCTGCAAAAAACGGCTTCTGGTGGGATACGCTGGCCGCGAAAGCTCCGGAACTGGCCGCAGCCGGCATCACGGCCATCTGGGTGCCCCCGCCTTCCAAGGGCAATTTTGGCATCTACGACATGGGATATGGCATCTACGACCACTTCGACCTGGGCAACTACAACCAGAAAGGCACGGTCGAGACCCGCTTCGGCAGTCGGGATGAGCTGCTGAAAATGGTCCAGACCATGCACGCCTATGGCATTGAGGTTTATGCCGACATCGTGCTCAATCACATCTTTGGCGGTCCTGACAATCTGGAGCCCAACCCGGCTGTCAAGCAATACGTCTTCGACGAAGCCATTCGCGACCCGGACGGTGACGGCCACTACGACCAGTTCAGCCCCTACCCGACCAACGAGATCATCTGGCGCATTCCAGATGCCGAGCCCGGCGACTACTACATCAAAATCAAAGGCTACTGGCTTCCCTGCAGCGATCCCAAGGGTGAACGGGGTTACGATCTTTACATCAACTGGGATGGCTCGCCCGACCAGCCCAACTCGCCCGACAACGCCAACTGGGAGTATGAGCCCAACGACGGCAACGGCCAGTACAACGACTTTCCGGGCTCCGGAAAGCACATCTGGGCGCACATTGACCCCTGCGGCGATGTCGACGAATACAAGATCACCCTGACGGAAACCCACACCATCGAAATACGCCTTGAGGCCCGGCGCGAAGTGTACAATCCTTTCGACTTCGTGCCCACCGATCAGCGACGGGGTTACTATCCCTTCGAAATCTGGCACAACGGCCAGAACCTGGCCCCGACGGCGCTGCAGGCCTGGACCTATACGGGCATCACGTACGTGACCCACACCGGACCCGGAGAGGCCAACTGGAGCTGGAATTACAGTCACTTCCACCCGGTGGACGATCGGGACTATCTGGGATGGCCGGGCACCGACGAGGTCATCCCCAACACCAAATTCTTCGGTAATGATCTGAACACCTTCGACCCGGTCGTGCAGGACCGGCTCATTACCTGGGGTCAGTGGCTCACCAATACGGTCGGATTCGATGGCTATCGCCTGGACTTTGTGCGCGGCTATCAGCCGGAGTTCGCCGCTGCCTGGATCAACAACATGCCCCGGCGTAGCGACGGCAGCCAGCGCTTTGTGGTGGCCGAGTACTGGGGCGGCAAGGCCGCCATCAAGAACTGGGTGACCACGGTCGAAAGCCTGGGCGCCGATGCCGATGCGTTCGACTTTCCGCTGAAGGCCACTCTGACCGACATGGCCAACTGGAACGGGGCCGACTGGGACATGAGCTGGCTGAACCACGCCGGGCTGGTGCGCGACAACGGCGGCAATAATCTCTCGGGCCTGCAGGTGGTCACCTTTGTGGAAAACCACGATACGGGAAAGGAGCACGACAAATGGCTCTGGCGCGACTGGGATATGGCCTATGCCTATATTCTGTTTGCCGAAGGGCGTCCCACCATTTTCTATCCACACTTCTACGGCATTCCGCAGCATGACCACAGTGATCCCGGCATCACAGTACAGGCGCCTGCCTCGCTGCGCCAGGACATTATCCGGCTGATTAACCTGCGCCGCAACTATCTGGGCGGTACCATGGTGGTGCTCAGCGAGGTGGGCAATCCCTGGCCGAGCGCCGAGGTGGCCGACGTGTTCGTGGCCCGACGCGGCGGTAACGGTACTCGCTCAGGGGCCATTCTGGTGCTGAACGATCATGAGACGGACACCAAAGGGCTCTGGGTGGATAGTTCGCCGACCGGCTGGCCGAACTGGGCCGGAAAAGACCTGATCAACCCGGAAACCGGCGAGACCACCCACATCTATGATGATGGCCGTGTGTATGTCTGGGCACCACCGCGTGACTACGCCATCTGGGTGCTACAGGAGGAATACGATGCTGGACTGCTGGCCGCTGATACTGGTGAGCCCTGTACACTGGCACAGATCGCCTCGCAGACCGTCTCCGGCAACCAGGGCGTGGCCACGTTCTATTCCCCCGATGGCATCCGGGAACTTCAGTTTACTCTGCTTGACAACCTGACGGTGGTTTCTGTGCAGGGCGCTGGTGGCGAGCGTTTCTCACCGGTTGAAGGCGGCAGGTACACGCTGGACGATGGCCAGGAGCCGCCGGTTTATGTCGAGGTGGTGTTTCAGCAGGTTGATCCGGCGGTTTCCCACGGTACCTACTATGCCGTGGTGGGATCGATGTGCCCCTACGAGGAGGACGGGTTGCTGGAAGCCAATCTGGATCCCTCCCTGCGCTTCGAAAATCGGCCACAGCATTTCCGATGGGAAGGACCGGCTCCCAATCCCTTTGTCGGGCAGACATACTTTGAGCTGGCGCTTCCCGAAGCGGCACAGGTGCGTCTGACGGTATATGATCTGCTGGGACGCGCCGTCCAGCAACTTACCAGTGGGGCGTTTGCGGCTGGCCATCATCGAATCGCATGGAACGCCGACGGACTGGCCGGGGGCACCTACCTGGTGCGGATGGAGGCTCGGACCGCCGATGGCCAGCACTACGTACAGGATCGCGTGGTCACGCTGCGGCGGTAGTGTCGGACACAAAGCCTGGAGCATCGCATAACGGACGGTTTCCTCTGATGCTCCGGAAAGCCCTGTCGGCCGAAGAGGCTGGCGGGGCTTTATTTTAGGCGAATCGTCCGAGCCGGGCTGACGTTACAGGTTGGAGGTAGCCAGAGGAGTCTCATGCCGCGCACGGCTGCCTTCGATCAGCACGCCGAGCGTTACGACGCCTGGTTTGAGCGGTATCCGGCGGTTTATGCCTCGGAGCTGGCGGCCGTTCGCGCGCTCTGGCCGCCGGTGCGGGAGGCTCTGGAGGTAGGCGTGGGGACCGGACGGTTCGCCGTGCCGCTCGGGATCCGCTACGGCGTGGAGCCGTCGTCGGCCATGCGACGACTGGCCGCAGCGCGGGGCGTGCAGGTGATGGACGGCGTGGCCGAGGCGTTGCCGTTTCCGGACCGGCGCTTCGAGGCCGTGCTGATGGTGACGACACTCTGCTTCGTGGATGATCCTCGACAGGCACTACGGGAAGCGTATCGTGTGCTCCGGCCCGGTGGATTTCTGGTGATCGGCTTTGTCGACCGGGACAGTCCGCCGGGCCGTCGCTACCTGAAGCGCCACCGCGAAAGTCCCTTTTATCGGGAAGCCCGCTTCTTCTCGGCATCGGAGATAGCCGCATTGATGCAGGAAGTCGGCTTTGGAGAACTGGTCTGGCGGCAGACGCTCTTTTCCGATCCCGACACGATGACCCGTCCGGATCCGGTACGGGAAGGCTATGGCGCGGGTGCTTTCGTAGTCGTGCGCGGGCAACGCCCGCCCGGATCCCGCATTTTTGCAGGGCGTTAGTCTGAACGCTTCTTCGGAGGGGTGGCAGAGTGGTTTAATGCACCGGTCTTGAAAACCGGCGTGCCCTCACGGGCACCGTGGGTTCGAATCCCACCCCCTCCGCAACCCGGCCACCCTGAAATCGGGGTGGCTTTTTTGCTATTCGGGCGTAACAAACTGGCCGTTCTTTTCGTCTACTCCCAGCGTCAGCGAATTATGGAGGATTAAATCCGCGAGACTTATGCGTTGCCACAGGTTGCTCGGCGTGCTTCTGCTGCTCGGGTGGTGGATTCCCGTCCTGGCCCAGGCCCAGCAGGTGCAGCGCATCACGTTCGAGGAGGCGCTTCGGCTGGCTCTGCGGCGCAATCCGGCCATTCAACAGGCCGCCAACGAACGCGAGCGCAGCGAAGTCGGTCTGGCCAGTGCGCGCAGCAATTTTCTCCCGGACCTCAGCCTTTCGATCAGTGGCAGCCGCGACTACGGCCGCAACTTTGTCATGGACGAAGGCCGCGTCGTGGATCAGACCACCCATTACTTCAGCTCCGGCATTTCGGCCAACCTGAACCTGTTCAACGGCTTTCGGGACCTGAACTCGGTCGCGCAGGCACGCTTTCAGGTGGCCGCCAGCGAGCTGAACTATGCCCGCCAGCGCGAAACGGTGCTGTTCAACGTGATCTCAACGTTTCTCTCGCTCATCGAGGCACGCGAGCAGGTGCGCATTCAGGAAGAAAACCTGGCTGCGCAGCGGGCATTGCTCGAGCAGATCGAGGCGTTCGTGCAGGTGGGCAGCCGTCCGGTGGCCGATCTCTACCAGCAACAGGCCCAGGTGGCGGCCGCCGAGCTGGAGCTGATCAACGCCCGCCGTAACCAGCAACTGCAGGAGGCGAATTTGATCCAGCTCCTGCAGCTCGATCCGTTTGGATCCTACGAGTTCGTCATCCCGGAAGTGGACACGATGGCGCTGGGCACCCGGGAGTATGACGTGCAGGCGCTGTTGCAGGCGGCGCTGGAGCGACGCTCGGACCTTCGGGCGCTGGAGCAGCAGATCGAGGCCGCCGAGTACGGCGTTCGCGTCGCCCGCTCCAGCTACTGGCCCACCATTTCGTTGCGGGCCAGCTATGGCTCCAGCTACACCGATCTGGCCCCGCTGAGCTTCCAGGACCAGTTCTTTGATCGCAACCGGCGTGGCTCGATCGGGCTGAGCCTCTCGTTCCCGATCTTCGATCGGTTCACGACGCGCCACAACGTGCAGCGGGCACGCATCGAGCTGGAAAACACCCGCCTGCAGCTTCTGCAGCTTCGCCAGGAGATCGCCACGCAGGTGCGCCAGGCGTATCTGGACTACGAGACGGCCCGTCAGCAGTACCGGGCGGCCCAGGCACAGCTGCAGGCCGCCCGCCAGGCGCTGGAGGCTGCCCAGGAGCGGTACAACGTGGGCTCGGCCACGCTCGTCGAACTCACGCAGGCACGCGCCACCTACGTGCGGGCCGAGTCGGACCTGGTGCGGGCCCGCTACACGCTGGTGTTTCGCCAGAAACTCATCGACTACTACGTGGGCACGCTGGTGCCCGAACTGGACGTGTTACGGTAAGCCAAACCTGAGATCAAGACCATGGCCCTTTCGAAAGCAACGCGGCGTCTGTTGATCATTCTGGCCGTCATGCTCGGCCTGCTGGTGGTGATCGGCGTGGGCGGCCGGGCCCTCGGCCTGTTCAAGCAGGAAGCCGGCATTGAGGTCGAAGTGGCAAAGGCCGAACGGCGCGACATCACCCAGGTGGTTACGGCCTCCGGGCGAGTGCAGCCCGAGGTGGAGGTGACGATCAGTCCGGACGTCTCGGGCGAGATCGTCGAGCTGCCGGTGCGGGAAGGCGATCGCGTGGAAAAAGGCCAGTTGCTGGCTCGTATCCGGCCGGACTTCTACGAGGCGCAGGTGCAGCAGGCCGAGGCCGGTGTGGCGCAGGCGCGGGCCACGCTCAAGCAACGCGAGGCCGATCTGCTCCGGGCCGAGGGTGAATTCAAACGCCAGAAGGCCCTCTACGAAAAGCAGGCCATCTCGGCCAGCGACTTCGAGGCGGCGCGTACGCAGTACGAGGTGGCAAAAGCCGCGCTCGAGGCCGCGCGCTACGCCGTCGAGAGCGCGGAGGCACAGCTTCGCGAAGCCCGCGAGCAACTGGCCAAAACCATCATCTACGCGCCCATGAGCGGGATCGTGAGCAAGCTGGACGTGGAGCTGGGCGAGCGCGTGGTCGGCACCAGCCAGATGGCCGGTACCGAGATGATGCGCATCGCGCGGCTGGATCAGATGGAAATGGAAGTGGAGGTCAACGAAAACGACGTGGTGAACGTCTCGATCGGCGACACGGCCACGATCCACATCGACGCCTATCCGGAGCGCACCTTCCGCGGGGTGGTGACCGAAATCGCCAACTCGGCGCGGATTACGAGTCAGGGTACGCAGGAGCAGGTCACCAACTTCCCGGTGAAGGTGCGCATTCTGGGTACGGTCGCGCTGCCCGAGGCGACGCCGTCGCCCGTTGCCCGGGCCGAAGAGGTACCGGCCAGTGCCGAGCTGCTTCCGCCGTTGCGTCCCGGCATGAGCGGCACGGTGGACATCTACACGAAGACCGTCTTCGACGCGGTGGCCGTGCCTATTCAGGCCGTGACCGTGCGCGACTTCAACCGCGTGCGGCCTGAAGGCGAAACGGCTCCTGCCGATACCGCCAGCAACCCGCTGGCGCTCAAAGAAGACCTCCGCAAGGTGGTCTTCCTCGTGGAGAACGGCAAGGCGAAAATGGTAGAGGTGCAGACCGGTATCTCCGACGACACCTATATCGAAATTACGGCCGGGCTTCAGGGAGGCGAGACGGTAATCATCGGCCCCTATCGGGCCGTAAGCCAGACGTTGCGGCCCGGCATGGCCGTGCGCATCCAGCAGCCGGGCCGTGGCCGGCGCATCATGGCAACGGTACAATAACGCAACCCGAGCGACAGACCATGACGGCAACGACCGACAACCGGCGCCCGCTCATTCAGCTCCGCGACGTGACCAAGATCTACAGGATGGGCACCCAGCAGGTGCGGGCGCTCGATGGCGTCTCGCTGGACGTGTACCCGAACGAGTACGTGGCCATCATGGGCCCCTCGGGTTCGGGAAAGTCCACGCTCATGAATATCATTGGCTGTCTCGACACGCCCACCAGCGGTACCTATTACCTGAACGGCCGCGACGTGAGCCGGCTTTCGGACGACGAGCTGGCCCGCATTCGCAACAAAGAAGTGGGGTTCGTCTTTCAAACGTTCAACCTGCTACCCCGGGTAAACTGCCTGCAGAACGTCGAATTGCCCCTGATCTACGCGGGTGTGCGCAAAAGTCAGCGGCGTGCGCTGGCCGAGGCGGCGTTGCGCAGCGTGGGGCTGGGCGACCGGATGCATCACAAGCCCAACGAACTCTCCGGCGGGCAGCGCCAGCGCGTGGCCATCGCCCGGGCGCTGGTCAACAGTCCGTCGATCATCCTGGCCGACGAGCCCACCGGCAACCTCGACTCGAAGACCGGCGAGGAGATCATGCGGCTGTTCGAGCTGCTGTACCGTCAGGGGCACACGCTGCTGGTGGTCACGCACGAGCACGACATCGCCCACCACGCCCGCCGGATCATTCACCTTCGAGACGGGCGGATTGAGCGCGACGAGCCGGTGGCGCAGCCACTGCTGGCAGACCTGGATCTGAGTACGACGGTCTGACGAAATATGGAACTCCCGATTCTCTACGAAGACGACGACCTGCTGGCCGTGCACAAGCCCGAGGGGCTGGCGGCCATCCCCGAGCGCGATCCGTCGCGGCCCTCGGCGCGGCGCCTGCTCGAAGCGGCACGCGGCGAGCGCCTCTGGGTGGTCCACCGGCTGGACAAAGAAGCCTCGGGCGTGCTGCTGTTCGCCCGCAACGCCGAAGCACATCGATACATGAACACGCTCTTCGAGCAACGACAGGTGCGCAAGGTGTACCGGGCCCTGGTGCACGGCCGGCTCGAGCCCGGACAGGGACAGATCCGGGCGCCGATCCGCATGTACGGCTCCGGACGCATGGGCGTCGATCCGGAGCGCGGTAAGCCCAGCGAGACGCGTTACCGGGTGCTGGAGTACCTGGACGAAGCCTATTCGCTGATCGAGGCGTTGCCGCTGACCGGCCGCCGCCACCAGATCCGCGTGCACTGCTACCACATCGGACATCCCATCGTGGGCGATCCCCGCTACGGCGACCGCTCGGTGCAGCAGCGCTATCCGCGCCTGATGCTCCATGCCCTCAGCATTCGCTTCCGACATCCGAACGGGCAGGAGCTGGAAATCGTGGCACCGGTGCCCGAAAGCTTTCAGCAGGTACTCGACGCGCTTCGCACCGAGCTGGCAGCGTCCACAACCGACCATTCGGCCACCACTTCGTCGCCGTCCAGCACGTAGAAGCGGCGCAGCAGCGGAGCAATCAGACAGGCATGGTTGGGCACGATCTGCACGCGGTCACCGATCTGGAGCGTCGTGCCACCGCGCACGTGCATCCAGCCGTGCTCTTCCGAAAGGCGTTCGATGACCGCATGGGGTAGCGGCGTGCGGCTGGCTGGATGGTAGAGCGGCAGGCCGTAGCCCCGCGTTCCGTAGCCCTGGTCCGTTGCCAGTGCTTTTTTGCCGGCATCCAGAAAGACCCACCAGCCACCCCGACCGTCCGGTTTACGGCTGACCACCCGGGCCAGCACGGTCAGCGCGCAGGCGTCGCGCGTGCAGCTTCCCAGCGCCACCTGCATCACGTCGTGGAAAACGTAGTTGCCGGGACGGATTTCGGTAATGCGAAAGCCCTGTTCCGTGCGGTTCGTGAAGTAATGCGCCGTGGGGGTGGAGCCGACGCTGAGTTCGAAGCGCTCGGGGCGGGCCAGCCCGGCCTGTTGCAGTGTGACGGCCGCCGCCAGCAGACGATCGCGCTCCTCGGCGGCCACGCGTCGGAGGGCATCGGCCGGCGATTCATCAGGCCCGGGGCCGTGATAGGCCTGACCCGCATGGGTGAGCAGGCCGATCAGCCGCAGCCCCGGGCTTTCCTGAATCAATCGGGCGCAGTCCACCAGCCGCCGGGCATCGTCCCAGCGCACGCCCGTGCGGCCGAAGCCGGTATCGACCTCCAGCAGCACCTCGGCCTGGCGGCCGCGCGCGGCGAAAAAGTCCGAAGCCGCACGGATCGCTTCGGGCGTGTCGAGGCAGAACGAGATCCGCGCCTGTGCCATGAGCGCATGCAGCCGCTCGTAGCGATCGGTGCCCACGGTGGGATAGGCCACGCGCACGTCCGTAAGGCCGGCCGCCACGAACGCCTCCGCCTCATCGACCGTGGCCACCGTAATGCCCGTGGCGCCCAGCTCCTGCTGCAGGCGGGCCAGCTCTGGCGTCTTGTGCGTTTTGGCGTGCGGACGTAGCGCGACGCCTTCCTGCGTGGCGCGTTGCTGCATTTCCCGAAGGTTGCCCAGCAGGCGCTGTCGGTCGATCAGCGCGGCCGGCGTGGGCAGGGCTTCAATCGTCTGCATCTTCTGGGCCTGAGATTTAAGTGAAGGTGCCGGTGGCCGATTAAGGGGGTGTAAGAAAATAAGCCCCCGGTATCCATGGAAGTCGCGGAAAAAGAAACGAAGCTGGCAACAGCAGCGCTTCATCCCGAGGTGGCCGAAACGTTCCACGCGTTGCAGCAGGTGATCACGCGGGCGGCGATCGGAGCGGCCCGGACGGCCCAGCGTCTGGAACGCATCGGTCAGCAGTTCTCGGAGGCCCGTGCCGGCGTGGAAGCCTCCGCCCGGGCCGTGCAGCAGATCCGGCAGCGCGTGGAAGCGGTGGCCGAATCGGCCCGTTCGACGGCGGACGTGGCCCATCAGGTAGCCCGGCTTACCGAAGAAGGTCGGCAGCAGAGCGATGCCTCGCAGGAGGCCGTGAAGCACCTGGAGCAGCAGGTGGCGGCGGTCATGGAACGGCTCGAGCGGCTGGTGGCTCAGGTGCAGGGCATCACGCAGATCAGCGATGTGATCGACCGGATCGCCTGGAAAACCAAGCTACTGGCCTTCAATGCGGGCATCGAGGCGGCGCGGGCCGGACACGAAGGACAGGGGTTTTCGGTGCTGGCCAACGAGATCAAGACGCTCTCCGAAGACACCGCCCTGCAGACGCGCCAGATTCGCGCCCTGATCAACGATCTGGTGAAAGAACTGCAGCCGGTGGAGGAGGCCATCCGGCAGAGCCAGGAGCTGCTGCATACGACGGTGGAGCAATCCGATCGGCTGGAGGCGGCCCTGCAGCGCATTCACGAGCTGGCCGGCCAGGCCGCGCAGCACATGGATCGGGTCGTTACGACGGTGGATGCGCAATTGCAGGATGCCGAAGCCGTTGGCACGACACTGCAGCAGGCGCTGGCCGCCGTGGGGCACGTCGATAAAGAGGCCGAACACATCGCCCGCGATACGTTCACGCTCTCGGAGCTGGTGGAAGACGCCTATGGCTATCTGGGGCGCTTCGAGGGCCGTTCCATTTTTCACCGGGCGCTGGCGCTGGGGCGCGAGCTGGCCGAACGTAGCCGCCGGATCTTCGAGCAGGTGATCGACGAAGGGCGGTGTACGCTGGACGACGTGCTGGCCCTGGAGTACACCGAGATCAAAGGCCGGAAGGCCATTGCCTCGCTGGCGCGGCTGTTCGACGTGAGCCGCGTGCCGGAAAGCGGCTTCGACCC from Rhodothermus marinus carries:
- a CDS encoding efflux RND transporter periplasmic adaptor subunit, coding for MALSKATRRLLIILAVMLGLLVVIGVGGRALGLFKQEAGIEVEVAKAERRDITQVVTASGRVQPEVEVTISPDVSGEIVELPVREGDRVEKGQLLARIRPDFYEAQVQQAEAGVAQARATLKQREADLLRAEGEFKRQKALYEKQAISASDFEAARTQYEVAKAALEAARYAVESAEAQLREAREQLAKTIIYAPMSGIVSKLDVELGERVVGTSQMAGTEMMRIARLDQMEMEVEVNENDVVNVSIGDTATIHIDAYPERTFRGVVTEIANSARITSQGTQEQVTNFPVKVRILGTVALPEATPSPVARAEEVPASAELLPPLRPGMSGTVDIYTKTVFDAVAVPIQAVTVRDFNRVRPEGETAPADTASNPLALKEDLRKVVFLVENGKAKMVEVQTGISDDTYIEITAGLQGGETVIIGPYRAVSQTLRPGMAVRIQQPGRGRRIMATVQ
- a CDS encoding alpha-amylase family glycosyl hydrolase — encoded protein: MYRYLLMLLLAGLTLQAQAQHDVMMQAFYWDVPVDAAAKNGFWWDTLAAKAPELAAAGITAIWVPPPSKGNFGIYDMGYGIYDHFDLGNYNQKGTVETRFGSRDELLKMVQTMHAYGIEVYADIVLNHIFGGPDNLEPNPAVKQYVFDEAIRDPDGDGHYDQFSPYPTNEIIWRIPDAEPGDYYIKIKGYWLPCSDPKGERGYDLYINWDGSPDQPNSPDNANWEYEPNDGNGQYNDFPGSGKHIWAHIDPCGDVDEYKITLTETHTIEIRLEARREVYNPFDFVPTDQRRGYYPFEIWHNGQNLAPTALQAWTYTGITYVTHTGPGEANWSWNYSHFHPVDDRDYLGWPGTDEVIPNTKFFGNDLNTFDPVVQDRLITWGQWLTNTVGFDGYRLDFVRGYQPEFAAAWINNMPRRSDGSQRFVVAEYWGGKAAIKNWVTTVESLGADADAFDFPLKATLTDMANWNGADWDMSWLNHAGLVRDNGGNNLSGLQVVTFVENHDTGKEHDKWLWRDWDMAYAYILFAEGRPTIFYPHFYGIPQHDHSDPGITVQAPASLRQDIIRLINLRRNYLGGTMVVLSEVGNPWPSAEVADVFVARRGGNGTRSGAILVLNDHETDTKGLWVDSSPTGWPNWAGKDLINPETGETTHIYDDGRVYVWAPPRDYAIWVLQEEYDAGLLAADTGEPCTLAQIASQTVSGNQGVATFYSPDGIRELQFTLLDNLTVVSVQGAGGERFSPVEGGRYTLDDGQEPPVYVEVVFQQVDPAVSHGTYYAVVGSMCPYEEDGLLEANLDPSLRFENRPQHFRWEGPAPNPFVGQTYFELALPEAAQVRLTVYDLLGRAVQQLTSGAFAAGHHRIAWNADGLAGGTYLVRMEARTADGQHYVQDRVVTLRR
- a CDS encoding RluA family pseudouridine synthase — encoded protein: MELPILYEDDDLLAVHKPEGLAAIPERDPSRPSARRLLEAARGERLWVVHRLDKEASGVLLFARNAEAHRYMNTLFEQRQVRKVYRALVHGRLEPGQGQIRAPIRMYGSGRMGVDPERGKPSETRYRVLEYLDEAYSLIEALPLTGRRHQIRVHCYHIGHPIVGDPRYGDRSVQQRYPRLMLHALSIRFRHPNGQELEIVAPVPESFQQVLDALRTELAASTTDHSATTSSPSST
- a CDS encoding class I SAM-dependent methyltransferase; its protein translation is MPRTAAFDQHAERYDAWFERYPAVYASELAAVRALWPPVREALEVGVGTGRFAVPLGIRYGVEPSSAMRRLAAARGVQVMDGVAEALPFPDRRFEAVLMVTTLCFVDDPRQALREAYRVLRPGGFLVIGFVDRDSPPGRRYLKRHRESPFYREARFFSASEIAALMQEVGFGELVWRQTLFSDPDTMTRPDPVREGYGAGAFVVVRGQRPPGSRIFAGR
- a CDS encoding TolC family protein; protein product: MRCHRLLGVLLLLGWWIPVLAQAQQVQRITFEEALRLALRRNPAIQQAANERERSEVGLASARSNFLPDLSLSISGSRDYGRNFVMDEGRVVDQTTHYFSSGISANLNLFNGFRDLNSVAQARFQVAASELNYARQRETVLFNVISTFLSLIEAREQVRIQEENLAAQRALLEQIEAFVQVGSRPVADLYQQQAQVAAAELELINARRNQQLQEANLIQLLQLDPFGSYEFVIPEVDTMALGTREYDVQALLQAALERRSDLRALEQQIEAAEYGVRVARSSYWPTISLRASYGSSYTDLAPLSFQDQFFDRNRRGSIGLSLSFPIFDRFTTRHNVQRARIELENTRLQLLQLRQEIATQVRQAYLDYETARQQYRAAQAQLQAARQALEAAQERYNVGSATLVELTQARATYVRAESDLVRARYTLVFRQKLIDYYVGTLVPELDVLR
- a CDS encoding ABC transporter ATP-binding protein; protein product: MTATTDNRRPLIQLRDVTKIYRMGTQQVRALDGVSLDVYPNEYVAIMGPSGSGKSTLMNIIGCLDTPTSGTYYLNGRDVSRLSDDELARIRNKEVGFVFQTFNLLPRVNCLQNVELPLIYAGVRKSQRRALAEAALRSVGLGDRMHHKPNELSGGQRQRVAIARALVNSPSIILADEPTGNLDSKTGEEIMRLFELLYRQGHTLLVVTHEHDIAHHARRIIHLRDGRIERDEPVAQPLLADLDLSTTV
- a CDS encoding threonine synthase yields the protein MQPVSEYVDRLVCSACGAAFAPESLHTVCTHCGKPLLVSYRLEALRGRFRPELLAGRVRSLWRYAEVLPVPFDAARSLGEGWTPLLPQPRVGRLLGMPNLYVKDESLNPGGSFKARGLVMAVAAAALRGVQQVGLASAGNAAGALALYAARMGLSAIVFLPEETPEPAVWECRLAGAQVHQVPGTIAEAGAAFEAYRREHPGVFSVATLREPYRVEGKKTMGYELFEQLGGRLPDVILYPTGGGTGLIGMWKAFDEMEALGWIGPERPRMVAVQAAGCAPIVRAFQEGRETADFWENAQTLAAGLRVPKALGDFLILRALRESSGTAVAVEDTEMLDAMARWAQAEGVLAASEGAATLAALLRLREAGWVQPGETVVLFNTASAHKYPAVVQRVLLR
- a CDS encoding helix-turn-helix transcriptional regulator codes for the protein MIDYVLLGLLAPGPRHAYALYRELRRSDGLWLVWRLKLPRLYAILDRLERTGLIRSETVPQPRRPARRVFRLTPDGEARYRQWRTEPVRRGRDIRQLFLAKLYLARRDGPEVARTLLQNQRDLCRQWLDELRTAAPPVDDFARAVWRYRVLHIETLLTWLDDVETTLA